A genomic stretch from Dermacentor albipictus isolate Rhodes 1998 colony unplaced genomic scaffold, USDA_Dalb.pri_finalv2 scaffold_44, whole genome shotgun sequence includes:
- the LOC139052929 gene encoding uncharacterized protein isoform X1, with amino-acid sequence MRQGKSSSFHPSAPTGSASRVSLDLVGPDESISTMPPDVGPSCSHLDEAEARHELDTGHRVEASSAASSSAVATAGVPPTTEAESCGRDLDGNVSAWASAISKEALWVLGIVVALCLLLVALVYLNLSHRAGM; translated from the exons ATGCGTCAAGGAAAGTCGTCCAGTTTCCATCCATCTGCGCCAACGGGTTCCGCAAGCCGAGTTTCTTTGGACCTGGTTGGTCCCGATGAGAGCATCTCGACGATGCCTCCCGACGTGGGACCTTCCTGTTCGCATCTGGACGAGGCCGAGGCCCGCCATGAGCTCGACACAGGGCACCGGGTTGAGGCCTCTTCAGCGGCCAGTTCATCCGCGGTGGCCACAG CAGGCGTCCCTCCGACGACCGAGGCCGAAAGCTGCGGAAGAGACCTCGACGGCAACGTGTCCGCCTGGGCGTCCGCGATCTCCAAGGAGGCCCTCTGGGTGCTGGGCATCGTGGTGGCGCTGTGCCTGCTGCTCGTGGCGCTCGTCTACCTCAACCTGAGCCACAGGGCGGGGATGTGA
- the LOC139052929 gene encoding uncharacterized protein isoform X2, giving the protein MRQGKSSSFHPSAPTGSASRVSLDLVGPDESISTMPPDVGPSCSHLDEAEARHELDTGHRVEASSAASSSAVATGVPPTTEAESCGRDLDGNVSAWASAISKEALWVLGIVVALCLLLVALVYLNLSHRAGM; this is encoded by the exons ATGCGTCAAGGAAAGTCGTCCAGTTTCCATCCATCTGCGCCAACGGGTTCCGCAAGCCGAGTTTCTTTGGACCTGGTTGGTCCCGATGAGAGCATCTCGACGATGCCTCCCGACGTGGGACCTTCCTGTTCGCATCTGGACGAGGCCGAGGCCCGCCATGAGCTCGACACAGGGCACCGGGTTGAGGCCTCTTCAGCGGCCAGTTCATCCGCGGTGGCCACAG GCGTCCCTCCGACGACCGAGGCCGAAAGCTGCGGAAGAGACCTCGACGGCAACGTGTCCGCCTGGGCGTCCGCGATCTCCAAGGAGGCCCTCTGGGTGCTGGGCATCGTGGTGGCGCTGTGCCTGCTGCTCGTGGCGCTCGTCTACCTCAACCTGAGCCACAGGGCGGGGATGTGA